In Ovis aries strain OAR_USU_Benz2616 breed Rambouillet chromosome 14, ARS-UI_Ramb_v3.0, whole genome shotgun sequence, a single genomic region encodes these proteins:
- the C14H19orf33 gene encoding immortalization up-regulated protein, producing the protein MEFDLSAAVEPTSKKPQGAGKVGDPKHSPPKVQGGSADHLKHHHGHGHGQGSASDSSSSSSDSENEAKPSSEPHKSASGKVKKPKVKKEKKKKEEGKKKASH; encoded by the exons ATGGAGTTCGACCTGTCGGCAG CCGTGGAGCCCACCTCCAAGAAGCCCCAAGGGGCAGGCAAGGTGGGAGACCCCAAGCACAGCCCCCCCAAAGTTCAGGGCGGGTCAGCTGATCACCTAAAG CATCACCACGGCCATGGCCACGGCCAAGGGAGCGCCTCCGATTCCAGCAGCAGCTCCAGCGATTCGGAAAATGAGGCGAAG CCCAGCTCGGAGCCGCACAAGAGCGCCTCAGGCAAGGTCAAGAAGCccaaggtgaaaaaggagaagaagaagaaggaggaagggaagaagaaggcTTCCCACTGA
- the YIF1B gene encoding protein YIF1B isoform X1: protein MNPAGLAAVGTPRQRKWPSKRRVPVSQPGMADPHQLFDDTSSSQSRGYGAQRVPGGLGYPAASASPQGAFLADPVSNMAMAYGSSLAAQGKELVDKNIDRFIPVTKLKYYFAVDTMYVGKKLGLLVFPYLHQDWEVQYQQDTPVAPRFDVNAPDLYIPAMAFITYVLVAGLALGTQDRFSPDLLGLQASSALAWLTVEVLAILLSLYLITVNTDLSTIDLVAFLGYKYVGMIGGVLMGLLFGKIGYYLVLGWCCVSIFVFMIRTLRLKILAEAAAEGIPVRGARNQLRMYLTMAVAAAQPLLMYWLTFHLVR, encoded by the exons ATGAACCCGGCAGGCTTGGCGGCGGTGGGGACGCCCCGGCAGCGTAAGTGGC CCTCGAAGCGGAGGGTTCCTGTGTCCCAGCCAGGCATGGCTGACCCCCACCAGCTTTTTGATGACACGAGTTCATCCCAGAGCCGGGGCTATGGGGCCCAGAGGGTGCCCGGTGGCCTGGGCTACCCTGCAGCCTCCGCCTCGCCCCAGGGGGCCTTCCTGGCTGATCCTGTGTCCAACATGGCCATGGCCTATGGGAGCAGCCTCGCTGCGCAGGGCAAGGAGCTGGTGGATAAGAAC ATCGACCGCTTCATCCCTGTCACCAAGCTCAAGTATTACTTCGCTGTGGACACCATGTACGTGGGCAAAAAGCTGGGCCTGCTCGTCTTTCCCTACCTACACCAG GACTGGGAGGTGCAGTACCAGCAGGACACGCCGGTGGCCCCCCGCTTTGACGTCAACGCTCCTGACCTCTACATTCCAG CCATGGCTTTCATCACCTACGTCTTGGTGGCTGGCCTGGCGCTGGGGACCCAGGATAG GTTCTCTCCCGACCTCCTGGGGCTGCAGGCGAGCTCGGCGTTGGCCTGGCTGACAGTGGAGGTGCTGGCCATCCTGCTCAGCCTCTACCTTATCACTGTCAACACAGACCTCAGCACTATCGACTTGGTGGCTTTCCTGGGCTACAAGTATGTTGG gaTGATTGGTGGGGTCCTCATGGGCCTGCTCTTTGGGAAGATCGGCTACTACCTGGTGCTGGGCTGGTGCTGTGTGTCCATCTTTGTGTTCATG ATACGGACACTGCGGCTGAAGATCCTGGCGGAGGCAGCGGCCGAGGGCATCCCGGTGCGTGGGGCGCGGAACCAGCTGCGCATGTACTTGACCATGGCTGTGGCGGCGGCACAGCCCCTGCTCATGTACTGGCTCACCTTCCACCTGGTGCGGTGA
- the YIF1B gene encoding protein YIF1B isoform X2: protein MNPAGLAAVGTPRQPSKRRVPVSQPGMADPHQLFDDTSSSQSRGYGAQRVPGGLGYPAASASPQGAFLADPVSNMAMAYGSSLAAQGKELVDKNIDRFIPVTKLKYYFAVDTMYVGKKLGLLVFPYLHQDWEVQYQQDTPVAPRFDVNAPDLYIPAMAFITYVLVAGLALGTQDRFSPDLLGLQASSALAWLTVEVLAILLSLYLITVNTDLSTIDLVAFLGYKYVGMIGGVLMGLLFGKIGYYLVLGWCCVSIFVFMIRTLRLKILAEAAAEGIPVRGARNQLRMYLTMAVAAAQPLLMYWLTFHLVR from the exons ATGAACCCGGCAGGCTTGGCGGCGGTGGGGACGCCCCGGCAGC CCTCGAAGCGGAGGGTTCCTGTGTCCCAGCCAGGCATGGCTGACCCCCACCAGCTTTTTGATGACACGAGTTCATCCCAGAGCCGGGGCTATGGGGCCCAGAGGGTGCCCGGTGGCCTGGGCTACCCTGCAGCCTCCGCCTCGCCCCAGGGGGCCTTCCTGGCTGATCCTGTGTCCAACATGGCCATGGCCTATGGGAGCAGCCTCGCTGCGCAGGGCAAGGAGCTGGTGGATAAGAAC ATCGACCGCTTCATCCCTGTCACCAAGCTCAAGTATTACTTCGCTGTGGACACCATGTACGTGGGCAAAAAGCTGGGCCTGCTCGTCTTTCCCTACCTACACCAG GACTGGGAGGTGCAGTACCAGCAGGACACGCCGGTGGCCCCCCGCTTTGACGTCAACGCTCCTGACCTCTACATTCCAG CCATGGCTTTCATCACCTACGTCTTGGTGGCTGGCCTGGCGCTGGGGACCCAGGATAG GTTCTCTCCCGACCTCCTGGGGCTGCAGGCGAGCTCGGCGTTGGCCTGGCTGACAGTGGAGGTGCTGGCCATCCTGCTCAGCCTCTACCTTATCACTGTCAACACAGACCTCAGCACTATCGACTTGGTGGCTTTCCTGGGCTACAAGTATGTTGG gaTGATTGGTGGGGTCCTCATGGGCCTGCTCTTTGGGAAGATCGGCTACTACCTGGTGCTGGGCTGGTGCTGTGTGTCCATCTTTGTGTTCATG ATACGGACACTGCGGCTGAAGATCCTGGCGGAGGCAGCGGCCGAGGGCATCCCGGTGCGTGGGGCGCGGAACCAGCTGCGCATGTACTTGACCATGGCTGTGGCGGCGGCACAGCCCCTGCTCATGTACTGGCTCACCTTCCACCTGGTGCGGTGA
- the KCNK6 gene encoding potassium channel subfamily K member 6: protein MRRGALLAGALAAYIAYLVLGALLVARLEGPHETRLRAELRMLRQQLLRRSPCVAAPALDAFVERVLAAGRLGRAALANASGSANASDPTWDFASALFFASTLVTTVGYGYTTPLTDGGKAFSIAFALLGVPATMLLLTASAQRLSLLLTHTPLSWVSQHWGCAPRKAARWHLAILLGVVVTVCFLVPAAIFAHLEEAWSFLDAFYFCFISLSTIGLGDYVPGEAPGQPYRAVYKLLVTVYLFLGLVAMVLLVQTFRRVSDLHGLTELILLPTPCPTSFAEEDDRVDILSPEPEPHQQLTAGSHVDYASIPR from the exons ATGCGGCGGGGCGCGCTCCTGGCGGGCGCCCTGGCAGCGTACATCGCGTACCTGGTGCTGGGCGCGCTGCTGGTGGCCCGGCTGGAGGGGCCGCACGAAACCCGCCTCCGAGCCGAGCTGCGGATGCTGCGGCAGCAGCTGCTGCGGCGCAGCCCGTGTGTGGCCGCCCCTGCCCTGGACGCTTTCGTGGAGCGGGTGCTGGCGGCCGGACGGCTGGGGCGCGCCGCGCTCGCCAATGCCTCCGGGTCTGCCAACGCCTCGGACCCCACCTGGGACTTCGCCTCGGCTCTGTTCTTCGCCAGCACGCTGGTCACCACCGTGG GCTACGGGTACACGACGCCACTGACCGACGGGGGCAAGGCCTTCTCCATCGCCTTTGCGCTCCTGGGCGTCCCagccaccatgctgctgctgacCGCCTCTGCCCAGCGCCTGTCACTGCTGCTCACCCACACGCCCCTGTCCTGGGTGAGCCAGCACTGGGGCTGTGCCCCCCGGAAGGCAGCCCGCTGGCACCTGGCCATCCTGCTGGGGGTCGTGGTGACCGTCTGCTTCCTGGTGCCAGCCGCCATCTTTGCCCACCTTGAGGAAGCCTGGAGCTTCCTGGACgccttctacttctgcttcatctctCTGTCCACCATCGGCCTGGGTGATTACGTGCCGGGAGAAGCCCCCGGCCAGCCCTACCGGGCTGTCTACAAGTTGTTAGTCACAG TCTACCTCTTCCTGGGCCTGGTCGCCATGGTGCTCTTGGTGCAGACTTTCCGCCGTGTGTCTGACCTTCACGGCCTCACAGAGCTCATCCTGCTGCCCACTCCGTGCCCCACCAGCTTCGCGGAGGAAGATGACCGGGTGGACATCCTGAGCCCCGAGCCCGAGCCACACCAGCAGCTCACAGCCGGCTCGCACGTGGACTACGCCTCCATCCCCAGGTAG